A window of Mastomys coucha isolate ucsf_1 unplaced genomic scaffold, UCSF_Mcou_1 pScaffold1, whole genome shotgun sequence genomic DNA:
CTCACCAGGCAGGCGGTGTGTCTCCTTCAGTCTGGTGACATCATCATGCTGACGCCAGGCAAGCACTGGGTGGGGGAGAGCAAGAGGCAATTCTAGCCTGCTCTGGCTTGGAAGCCTGGGCTCCTGGTCCATTTAGCCCAGGACTTTGGGCTCAAGTTGTCTTAATTTGTATCTTTTGATTTAAAAGATGAACTGAAGGGCCCTGAGCGTGCCTCAGCCTGAGTGAGATGCTTCCACTAAGCAGTGGCTTTAGGACAGTGTgggcttttttttaaaggagcaatCCCAAAGGGACTTTCCTGTTGCACTGGGGTTTCTTGGTCTGCAAAACTGGGGCTTGTACCTTTAGGATGAGGATCTTGGATTCACAGGTTAGGGAACATTGAGGATGAAGACTCAAGCATGTGATGGGTACCCAATTCTTGCTGTGCCCTAAAAAGGTATGAGGGGGTAGAATATGGGTGATTTATGCTGAGAGTGGGGGCCAGAGCTGGATTGAGAATATGAATatacaggctgaagagatggctcagcagttaagagcatttgttcttgaACAGGACTTAGGTCCTGTTTCCCCCTAATCCACATGGCCGttaacagccatctgtaactccagttccaggacatcttaTACTCTCTTCAGACCTACAGGAGGGACCaggcacatggtatacatacatgcaggcaaaacatctatacacataaaataaaaataaataataaataaatatttaaggataGAAATATTGGCTCTGACAGTGTTACAGAAATAATCTTCGGAAGGATTTGAGTCTTCTAGTAGCAAGGGGCTTGGAGTCCCTGTGCCCTGCATCCACACTATTGTGACTTAAATCCACATGGGTGTTTTGCAGCAGACTGAGCTGGGCACCCCCTATGCCACCCCCCCCACACCTCCAGCCCTTCTTTGACAACCCTACTCCCTTTCATGCCAGGAGGAGGTACCTGGGAGGGGTGCAGGTGGTTAGCTGGACTCCCAGGCTGGGCTGGGTGGGACCAATGTCAGCTTAGGCAGGTCAGGGCCCAGGTATCTGGCCCTGCAGGTCTGTCCCGTCCAGTCTGGGGCCCTCCCATCTCCCAACAGcatcctcctcccctctgctccttctATCAGAGCCACAAGACCCATTCACTTGTCTCACAGAAACCCTCTGCCCTACCCCATGCTTCAGTTCCTTGATGCATGTCTGTTTCCAtccccttcttcctttgtctAGTCCAGAGATGCTCCTCTTGGCAGTGAACCCAGATAGCCAGGCTCTCCTGCCTCCGCCCCAAAGTTGCCATGACAACACTTTCCCTGCCTAGTTCAACTAAGGAACTGTGCCTTCCTCTTGATGCTACGTTCTTTCTGCAtcttatctctttcttttcttttcttcctttctttcttttttcttttcttttttttttttttaaggttttttgagacagtgtttctctgtgtagccctggctgtcctggaactcactctgtagaccaggctggcctcgaactcagaaatctgcctgcctctgcctcccaagtgctgggattagaggcctgcgccaccacccggctgcttcttatctctttcatgtgtttgctcattcatttgtatattatttttgtttttgaggggtgGGGATTGAGACATTATTTCCCTGtggcccagggtggccttgaaccaGACCTCCTTGCTTAAGTCTCCTCAAgtattaggattacaggtatgtgctaccatgtctggctccatccatccatccatccatccatccatccatccatccatccatttattcagTCAGTCAATAAACATTCATCAAGGTCCACTTGTGTGACAGAGGGAAGCCACATATCACTGACTaagcatgaaattaaaaaaacatgtttttaatatgTGATAGATGACCCTGTTTGGGCTCTTATGGAGCACAGTGCCTTGGGGAAAGAGAACAAGATAATAAAGAGCATTAACGTCTAGGTTAAAATGCTAGGGCGGGGGTTGAAACAGAGCGCTGGGAGAGCACAGGGGTTGAGCACCTGAAGCTGcctgaggtggggggagggaggagggaggactcaAGAGGAAATGATGCCTAAGCAGTCTTAAGGCATGAGTAGGAGTTCTCCAGACAGCGATGAGTAGGAGCGACCAGACACAGGGAGGAGAGCATTCCAGGCAGGGGTACATTGTGAGTAAAGGTGACAGGCAACAGGGTGTGTGGGGTGCCGGTTAGAGGCAGGGACTAGAAACAGTTGGAGGTATAAAGGGAAGGAGCTCTGCCAcctcagagcactggcccagcCTCTGGCCCCGGCCCTggccctgggttttgtttgtttttttcataaccATAGGCATTCCCAGGCCCAACCTCCTTTATCAGTTGCTCATCCTGAACATCCAGTTATCTTTCAGCCTTCCTTGTCCCCCAGCTCTCTTTCTAGTCAGTGACCGACTGTCCCCTTTATCCACCCAGGACCGCCTTGCCAGGGATGCAGCTACAGTTTCATTATGTCTGCTGCAGTCTCCTTCCATGACCTGTTTTCTGGTCAGACTGAATGAACTTTGCCATCTGCTTCATGGCTCTTGCTGGCTAGGGAAGCTCTGGTGACTTTCCATCTCCCCTTGACCAAATCTGAATTCCTTTTCCTGGCATGGGCGGTTTTAGGCTATTCGGACCCACCCTACCCTAGCTATATTTTCCACAGCTGCtcaacacacacaccctaccttAGGTTGGgtcctctctttgcttcctgaacCAGCAGCCAGCCTCTTCACCTCCCAGTGTTTGCTTACCTTGATGCTGTGCCTGCAGTGCCTTCTAGGCCCCATGATCCCACCCAAAGCATGAATGAAACCCTCCCTCATGACTCCCACATCCCTCAAAACAACACATGACAAACTACCAAACACTAAGTCAGACACCACCATGCAGGTCATGTgtcctctggaggctgaggcaggggaatagaccaggctgccctcgaactcagaaatccgcctgcctctgcctcccaagtgctgggattaaaggcgtgcgccaccactgccgggcagaCTTagtcttagaaagaaagaaagaaagaaagaaagaaagaaagaaagaaagaaagaaagaagaaagggaagaggaggaggaggaaagaaacaatCATTGGttgatttcatatatatttatgtcaatagatagatagatagatagatagatagatagatagatagataatctgtctgtctgtcatttgtattttctcCTCCTAAACAGACCTCAGGTTCCATGAGGGCAGGAAATGGATCTTTGTTTGTCAATAAGGTTGTATAATGAACACATTTAATTTCAAAACCTTCAAATGCTCCATACAGCTGCTCATCAATCACCAACACACCAGTCCTTcctccctggtcctctggcttaACATAATGACACCATTGCTGTGCCGCCTTTCCTGacctcatctctccaggcccctgacCTGGGGGCTCTTTCTGTCTTTAGTGACTTGCTGGTTCCTGCCCCCAGACTTCAGTTCATGCCATTCCTCCCACATGGAATACCTCCTTCTCTCTGGGAATCCAGGTCTCTCATCTTCAAGCCATGTGAAAAATGTTCCCAAGGATTGGCTTTACCCTCCCAACATGCCTCATTCCAGGCACCACATAAATGCTCTGAACCTTTTCCAGGACTCTTTGCCACACTTTCCAGAAGCATTCCCTTTTATCCTCTTGGTAGGTTGAGCCTCCTGTGAAATTTGTCCTTGGTTTCCTGGTAAAGGGCACTGAGATTCCATTTCCTTGAAGCCCGTGAGCTCCTTCAGGGCAGAAGCTTGGGTCCCTGGTCCTGTTAAATAGTTTCTCACTTTGTTCAAATAGCATCCTAGGCTGCAAAAGAGTGAGTCTTCCGTAAACCCTCTGTGTGGCCTTAGGGGAGCCACTTCTCTCTGgatctcagtttcctcctctgtcaAATGGCGATAATAACGCCTACCTCTTGGGAATGCAGTGTGGATCTAATGAGGTAATGGACTGAATGCGCTTTGCTAGCACAAACCGCTCCAGGAGTTCCGGCTGCCTTTGCTGTCATTATCATTCTGGATGCGTTCCATTGGGTTCTGACTGTCCCCCTCAAGCCTGATTGCTTCTGTCTGCCCCCTGCAGGCCGATACTCCGCGGGTGAGCTGGAGACCTCGGACCTAGTGACGGTGGTGCTAGGCCAGGACGCAAAACTGCCCTGCTTCTACCGAGGGGATCCGGATGAGCAGGTGGGGCAGGTGGCATGGGCTCGAGTGGACCCAAACGAAGGTACCCGGGAGCTGGCCCTACTGCACTCCAAATACGGGCTTCATGTGAACTCTGCTTATGAGGACCGCGTGGAGCAACCACCGCCCCCACGAGACCCTCTAGACGGCTCGGTCCTCCTGCGAAACGCTGTGCAAGCAGATGAGGGCGAGTACGAATGCAGAGTCAGCACCTTCCCAGCCGGCAGCTTTCAGGCACGGATGCGGCTTCGAGTTCTGGGTGAGTGGGGCCAGCTAGGCATGATCCATATTGCTGAGTAGGtggaagagggagacagaacgggactgcagagatggctgagaCAGAGGCAGTACAGGCAGACATAAAAGATAAGGTCCTATAGGGGTGAGGGAGGATTACCCAGCCCCTCCCACCCAATCCAGAAATTCTCTCCAAAAGCCGCCAAAGCTGGAGAATAATCCACATGTTAGGAAGTTTGTCCTTCCGATGGCCCGCATTTCCCTCTGTGCACCCTTGTCCATCTGGAGCAGCATAGTGCGGGCTTATTCTGTCTTCTGCACAGCTTTTCAAAGAGCTGAGGTCCTCTGCCAGACTTCACTTACATCTCCTCTTTTCTAAACTACACTTACTGGTTGGTTCCTGCTACCGTTCTACAAAAGACACCAACTCAAAGCTCCTTCACCATCCTAGGCTCcgtgtttttaaatgtgtgtaggtaatttttttttccttttctttttcaagacagggtttctctgtgtatgtggccctggctgttctggaatccttctgtaaaccaggctggcctcaaacataagTCATTTTAAAACCTATGAAAGCGAGAGTCACAGATGTGGACATGAGGCCTCTATGTGATGTAATATGTGACTTGGAGGAGTGGTACCTAAATTGGGCCTTCAGTGAGTGTGGTCTAAGACCACAACCACTTTTTAAACCACTACCTTGCACCATGGGTCAGCCTGGACCTGTGATCAAATTGCCTTTTCAATTTTGTGCTTGGGCTACTTTGAAGCTAGAAATAAAAAAGCGCCTTAGTGGTTTTGCTTTGAGTGGAAGTTAGCAACATATTTTggagggaaaaataaacaaaacaaagtttgaTTTAAAAGAAGagtaaggggctggaaagatggctcagcggttaagagcaccgactgctctttcagaggtcctgagttcaattcccagcaaccacatggtggcccacaaccatctgtaatgggatctgatgccgtcttctggtgtgtgtgaagagagcaatggtgtattcatatacataaaataaataaacaaatctttaaaaaatgttttaaaaaaagaagaggaagaaggaggaggagaagaagaagaggaagaggaggaggaagaggagaaggaggaggaggaagagaaggaggaggaggaggagaagaagaaggagaagagaaggaagaggaggaggaagaggaggaggaggaggagaagaaggagaaggagaagaagaggaggaggaagaggaagaggaggagaaggagaagaggaggaggaagaggaggaggaggaagagaaggaggagaagaggaggaggaggaggaggaagaggaggaggaagaatcgTCAGGGCATAGTGGTACATATCTATACTTACACTGTTCCagaagctgagtcaggaggatggagaatttgaggcacacacatactccaaaaCAAAATCTGTTACTCTAGGCTTTGTCACATAAGAAGTGATGACCTGCAACAAACCACTGAACCTCCCTGAGCTTTGGTTTCCTCACCTGAAGAACCAACATAATAATACCCACCTCACTAGTTTGTTagcaaaattaaataagataatgtaTGTAAAGTTTTAACATAATAGTTGACACATAGTTAGTAgcagttattattgttattattacatagATAGTAtctaattagttttaaaattatttttattttttttaaatgacctatgtttgaggccagcctggtttactgcTTTACTGAGggattccagaacagccagggctacaaacacagtgaaaccctgccttgaaaaagaaaagagctgggcagtggtggcgcacacctttaatcccagcacttgggaggcagaggcaggcagatttctgagttcgaggccagcctggtctacagagtgagttccgggacagccagggctacacagagaaaccctgtctcgaaaataccaaaaaaaaaagaaaaaagaaaagaaaaaaattacctacatacattgtaggaaaaaaaaatctaatagtgAAGAAAGATGTAAAGTCACTTGAAATTATACCACTGATCTGGCACATTCATGGTGAGATGAGAAAACAGggactaggggctggagagatggctcagcttagtggttaaaagcactactgactctttcagaggtcctgagttcaattctcagcacccacatggaggctcacaaccatctgtaatgggatctgatgcccacttctggtatgtctgaagagtgGCACTGTATTcatatccataaaaataaataaatacataaatacataaaataaataaatcttttttttttttcaaaaaagaaagaaaggggcaaCTGAAGTTTGTAGCTGGGTAAGACTGACGGGATGGGACCTGACTGCAACTCTGCAGCTCTTTCacacttccccctccccactctccacaGTGCCTCCCCTGCCTTCACTGAATCCCGGTCCACCACTAGAAGAGGGCCAGGGCCTGACATTGGCAGCCTCCTGCACTGCTGAGGGCAGCCCGGCTCCCAGCGTGAGCTGGGACACAGAGGTCAAGGGCACACAGTCCAGCCGCTCTTTCGCTCACTCCCGCTCAGCTGCAGTCACTTCAGAGTTCCACCTGGTACCCAGCCGGAGCATGAATGGGCAGCCGCTGACCTGTGTGGTGTCTCACCCTGGCCTGCTCCAGGACCAAAGAATCACCCACACCCTCCAAGTGGCCTGTGAGTATTGAGATGTGTGGGGAAGATATCCCCGTTCTGAGAAGAATGCTAAGGCACTCTGACCCTGGACGGTGGCAGGAAGGTCAGGCTGAGTCTGGAGTCTAAGTCTAGCCCAGAGGTAGAAGACCTGGGGGTCAAGATAGAGGTCCTGGGAAAATCACTGTGGTCTTtgtgagagttttgttttgttttgtttttgaaggagggattctctgtatagccctgactgtcttggaactcactctgtagaccaggctggcctaaacgtcagagatccacctgcctctgcctcccccgagtgctgggattgaaggtgtgctcTGCCACCACCTGGTGTCTCTGTGAAGTTTATAGGAGAGACTGCCTTATTTTTATAGTGTAGATGGGAGAAAAAATATCAATATGGAGCCGgcaggtggtggcgcacgcctttaatccccgcacttgggaggcagaggcaggtggatttctgagtttgaggccaacctggtctacagagtgagttgtaggacagccagctagccagggctacacagagaaaccctgtcttgaaaaacaaaaacaaaatatcaatatGGAATCGAAAGTGTTTGCAAAACACACAGTTTGGGATTTGGAGGCAGACTTGGGACGAGCCACCCATTCTGCTATTTAATCTGGTTAgacttcatttccttcaccagcAAATGAGTGTCATTCTTCCAACTTTATGGGGTTCTGATGAGAGTTAGCATCCATGAATGCAAAGCGGCCCGCAGATCTTAAGTCCTACAAGGTTCCGGTAAATGATAGCGTGTTCCCAGCCCAAACCACACTATCATTTGGCACAAAGTAGGGAATCCGCAAACGCCGAGAAAATGAACAGACTGGTGGGTTGTTAGGCAGCTGCTGAGCACCAGCTTTGTGAGCAGCACCGCGCTGGATGCCACAGGAGGTCCAGAGTGTGAAACTCCATCACCCCAGGCGTCTTAGGGGCTCATGGCCCAGGTCAGCCAAAATAGACTCTGAGCTTAGGGTGGGGATCAGTGTGGCCAGGAGCTTGGGATGGATAGAGGAGGGCTGGTCCagcaggggaggaagaggggttTAGAGGAATCGTGGATTAAGGaatcttcctgctcttcctctttctgtctcccactCCAGTCCTTGCGGAGCCCTCTGTGAGGGGCCTTGAGGACCAAAACTTGTGGCATGTTGGCCGAGAAGGAGCCACACTCAAATGCCTGAGTGAAGGACAACCCCCTCCCAAGTACAACTGGACACGGTAAGGGCCAGGGCCCGTGCCTGGAGGAGGGCCCAGcactctggcctcctcagggCCAGGGCCCGTGCCTGGAGGTGGGCCCAGCACTCTGGCCTTTTCAGGGCCAGGATGAACTTGTTATGAGCAAGGACCACATATTCTGAACCCTAGATAAGTCAGGGCATATCTTCAGACCAATACAAAACTATGCATAATCAGGAAATGTGTGGTTTCGACCCATAGGGAATGTGAAGGCACCTTCTTGGCTTTTTGCCCTAACTTTAAATGATGAAATATaactatattaaatattaatcttttatgtatttgtgagGGCTTAGATTGCATGTGACACAAAGAAAGCTGATTATAACTGCTGTTACACCTACACTCCTTATAACTATAATGTTGCCGGCACCTCAGAAACACCAACCCACTTCCACTGGCTTCTTCAAGANNNNNNNNNNCAGAAAGGGATAGGATACCCATGTGTGTGAGCCTATGATAGGCATGTTCTTACATGTGGACACATGAATGATACCTACGGTCTTGTGCTTGGGGCTAGGTTTGTTTACTCCACCATGCAATATCATAGGTGTTGGAGAATGCAGTCACAGGTTCCCAGTACCTGAGCCCAGCTAGGAGTGGAGTGTCCTGTTGTGTGGACTTTATAGCATGTATACCTGTGACCTGGTGCTGGATGACGGGGATGCCTGTGGAAGCATGTGGGATGGCATGCGTGCAGATcttccccgtgtgtgtgtgtggggggggggtgcccGGGTCAGGCTGGGCGACAGGGAGAAAGGGCCTCTTGCCTAGACCTGTCTAGGGTAGGGAGGGGCACCGTGGGAACAGCCCGAGGCTTTGGGTGACGTCATGGGGGAGAGGGATGAAGAGCTGCCTGGGCACGTTGGGTGGTGGCAGCCTTAGCCTGCCCCAGCCAGCACCCTTCAGCTTCCCTGTCCTTCAGGCTAGACGGACCTCTGCCTAATGGGGTGCGAGTGAAAGGGGACACTCTGGGCTTCCCCCCACTGACTACCGAGCACAGTGGCGTCTACGTCTGCCACGTCAGCAATGAACTTTCTTCGAGGGATTCTCAGGTCACCGTGGAAGTTCTTGGTAAGCACCGTGGTCAGAGAACAAAGACAAGGATACTGAGTCCAGAGCTGGGGTagggggttgggggcgggggggggcaaCGGGAagcaagacagagaaaggaaatgggaaaggatGTCTTGGGGGATG
This region includes:
- the Nectin4 gene encoding nectin-4 isoform X1 translates to MPLSLGAEMWGPEAWLTLLFLASFTGRYSAGELETSDLVTVVLGQDAKLPCFYRGDPDEQVGQVAWARVDPNEGTRELALLHSKYGLHVNSAYEDRVEQPPPPRDPLDGSVLLRNAVQADEGEYECRVSTFPAGSFQARMRLRVLVPPLPSLNPGPPLEEGQGLTLAASCTAEGSPAPSVSWDTEVKGTQSSRSFAHSRSAAVTSEFHLVPSRSMNGQPLTCVVSHPGLLQDQRITHTLQVAFLAEPSVRGLEDQNLWHVGREGATLKCLSEGQPPPKYNWTRLDGPLPNGVRVKGDTLGFPPLTTEHSGVYVCHVSNELSSRDSQVTVEVLDTGLSPADPEDPGKQVDLVSASVVIVGVIAALLFCLLVVVVILMSRYHRRKAQQMTQKYEEELTLTRENSIRRLHSHHTDPRSQPEESVGLRAEGHPDSLKDNSSCSVMSEEPEGRSYSTLTTVREIETQTELLSPGSGRTEEEDDQDEGIKQAMNHFVQENGTLRAKPTGNGIYINGRGHLV
- the Nectin4 gene encoding nectin-4 isoform X4; amino-acid sequence: MPLSLGAEMWGPEAWLTLLFLASFTGRYSAGELETSDLVTVVLGQDAKLPCFYRGDPDEQVGQVAWARVDPNEGTRELALLHSKYGLHVNSAYEDRVEQPPPPRDPLDGSVLLRNAVQADEGEYECRVSTFPAGSFQARMRLRVLVPPLPSLNPGPPLEEGQGLTLAASCTAEGSPAPSVSWDTEVKGTQSSRSFAHSRSAAVTSEFHLVPSRSMNGQPLTCVVSHPGLLQDQRITHTLQVAFLAEPSVRGLEDQNLWHVGREGATLKCLSEGQPPPKYNWTRLDGPLPNGVRVKGDTLGFPPLTTEHSGVYVCHVSNELSSRDSQVTVEVLDTGLSPADPEDPGKQVDLVSASVVIVGVIAALLFCLLVVVVILMSRYHRRKAQQMTQKYEEELTLTRENSIRRLHSHHTDPRSQSEEPEGRSYSTLTTVREIETQTELLSPGSGRTEEEDDQDEGIKQAMNHFVQENGTLRAKPTGNGIYINGRGHLV
- the Nectin4 gene encoding nectin-4 isoform X2, which gives rise to MPLSLGAEMWGPEAWLTLLFLASFTGRYSAGELETSDLVTVVLGQDAKLPCFYRGDPDEQVGQVAWARVDPNEGTRELALLHSKYGLHVNSAYEDRVEQPPPPRDPLDGSVLLRNAVQADEGEYECRVSTFPAGSFQARMRLRVLVPPLPSLNPGPPLEEGQGLTLAASCTAEGSPAPSVSWDTEVKGTQSSRSFAHSRSAAVTSEFHLVPSRSMNGQPLTCVVSHPGLLQDQRITHTLQVAFLAEPSVRGLEDQNLWHVGREGATLKCLSEGQPPPKYNWTRLDGPLPNGVRVKGDTLGFPPLTTEHSGVYVCHVSNELSSRDSQVTVEVLADPEDPGKQVDLVSASVVIVGVIAALLFCLLVVVVILMSRYHRRKAQQMTQKYEEELTLTRENSIRRLHSHHTDPRSQPEESVGLRAEGHPDSLKDNSSCSVMSEEPEGRSYSTLTTVREIETQTELLSPGSGRTEEEDDQDEGIKQAMNHFVQENGTLRAKPTGNGIYINGRGHLV
- the Nectin4 gene encoding nectin-4 isoform X3, with protein sequence MPLSLGAEMWGPEAWLTLLFLASFTGRYSAGELETSDLVTVVLGQDAKLPCFYRGDPDEQVGQVAWARVDPNEGTRELALLHSKYGLHVNSAYEDRVEQPPPPRDPLDGSVLLRNAVQADEGEYECRVSTFPAGSFQARMRLRVLVPPLPSLNPGPPLEEGQGLTLAASCTAEGSPAPSVSWDTEVKGTQSSRSFAHSRSAAVTSEFHLVPSRSMNGQPLTCVVSHPGLLQDQRITHTLQVAFLAEPSVRGLEDQNLWHVGREGATLKCLSEGQPPPKYNWTRLDGPLPNGVRVKGDTLGFPPLTTEHSGVYVCHVSNELSSRDSQVTVEVLDPEDPGKQVDLVSASVVIVGVIAALLFCLLVVVVILMSRYHRRKAQQMTQKYEEELTLTRENSIRRLHSHHTDPRSQPEESVGLRAEGHPDSLKDNSSCSVMSEEPEGRSYSTLTTVREIETQTELLSPGSGRTEEEDDQDEGIKQAMNHFVQENGTLRAKPTGNGIYINGRGHLV
- the Nectin4 gene encoding nectin-4 isoform X5 gives rise to the protein MPLSLGAEMWGPEAWLTLLFLASFTGRYSAGELETSDLVTVVLGQDAKLPCFYRGDPDEQVGQVAWARVDPNEGTRELALLHSKYGLHVNSAYEDRVEQPPPPRDPLDGSVLLRNAVQADEGEYECRVSTFPAGSFQARMRLRVLVPPLPSLNPGPPLEEGQGLTLAASCTAEGSPAPSVSWDTEVKGTQSSRSFAHSRSAAVTSEFHLVPSRSMNGQPLTCVVSHPGLLQDQRITHTLQVAFLAEPSVRGLEDQNLWHVGREGATLKCLSEGQPPPKYNWTRLDGPLPNGVRVKGDTLGFPPLTTEHSGVYVCHVSNELSSRDSQVTVEVLDPEDPGKQVDLVSASVVIVGVIAALLFCLLVVVVILMSRYHRRKAQQMTQKYEEELTLTRENSIRRLHSHHTDPRSQSEEPEGRSYSTLTTVREIETQTELLSPGSGRTEEEDDQDEGIKQAMNHFVQENGTLRAKPTGNGIYINGRGHLV